A section of the Aricia agestis chromosome 4, ilAriAges1.1, whole genome shotgun sequence genome encodes:
- the LOC121726340 gene encoding protein NDRG3-like, with amino-acid sequence MPTTIQENIALLNMMSSDNFDDDLKSVQLHSPSDRRLHSDGACVEEKVRTSRGEILVAVRGDRSKRAIITYHDLGLNYAANFQAFFNFVDMRAVLNQFCIYHINAPGQEEGAATLPEDYTYPTMDGLASQIDFVLGHFGIRSFIGFGVGAGANVLARYALANPQRVDALVLINCTSTQSGWTEWLYQKINTRQLRANGMTQGALDYLMWHHFGRSTEDRNHDLVHVYKDCFSHVNPVNLSMFIESYLRRSDLGISRDNNSIKVPVLNVTGALSPHVDDTVTFNGRLEPAKTSWLSISDCGMVLEEQPGKIAEAFKLFLQGEGYCR; translated from the coding sequence ATGCCGACCACCATCCAGGAGAACATCGCGCTGCTCAACATGATGTCCTCGGACAACTTCGACGACGACCTCAAGAGCGTCCAGCTGCACAGCCCCTCCGACAGGCGACTACACAGCGACGGCGCATGCGTCGAGGAGAAGGTTAGGACTTCCCGTGGGGAAATCCTGGTGGCTGTGCGAGGCGACCGCAGCAAAAGAGCCATCATCACCTACCACGACCTCGGCCTCAACTATGCCGCCAACTTTCAGGCCTTCTTCAACTTTGTGGACATGCGAGCCGTCCTCAACCAGTTCTGTATATACCACATCAACGCCCCGGGCCAGGAGGAGGGCGCGGCGACGCTGCCGGAGGACTACACCTACCCCACGATGGACGGGCTCGCCTCGCAGATAGACTTCGTCCTGGGGCACTTCGGCATCAGATCCTTCATAGGGTTCGGGGTCGGGGCCGGCGCGAACGTTCTGGCGCGCTACGCCCTGGCGAACCCCCAGCGGGTTGACGCACTTGTCCTCATAAACTGCACGTCGACGCAGTCCGGCTGGACGGAGTGGCTGTACCAGAAGATAAACACGCGGCAGCTGCGAGCGAACGGGATGACTCAGGGCGCCCTGGACTACCTAATGTGGCACCACTTCGGCCGGAGCACCGAAGACCGGAACCACGACCTGGTGCACGTGTACAAAGACTGCTTCTCGCACGTTAACCCGGTGAACCTGTCGATGTTCATCGAGTCCTACCTGCGGCGGAGCGACCTGGGGATCTCGCGAGACAACAACTCGATCAAGGTGCCGGTGCTGAACGTGACGGGGGCGCTGTCGCCGCACGTCGACGACACCGTGACGTTCAACGGCCGCCTGGAGCCGGCCAAGACGTCGTGGCTGAGCATCTCGGACTGCGGCATGGTGCTCGAGGAGCAGCCCGGCAAGATCGCGGAGGCCTTCAAGCTGTTCCTCCAGGGGGAGGGGTACTGCAGATAG
- the LOC121726634 gene encoding protein max: MSDDDRDIDIESDAENDSDSRHHARNSLGGGGYYSQAEKRAHHNALERKRRDHIKDSFTSLRDSVPALQGEKVASRAQILKKAAEYIQFMRRKNNSHQQDIEDLKRQNNYLESQIRALEKARATGNYMDAHELGLGIKSEDSSHDTDSSDGEGTARRVKKLKINGVSV; encoded by the exons ATGAGTGACGACGACCGCGATATTGATATCGAGAGTGAT GCTGAGAATGATTCGGATTCCCGTCATCATGCTAGGAACAGCCTCGGCGGGGGAGGTTACTATTCACAG GCTGAAAAGAGAGCCCACCATAATGCGCTCGAGAGAAAAAGAAGAGACCACATAAAAGACAGTTTTACTTCATTGAGAGATTCTGTTCCTGCTCTACAAGGTGAAAAAGTG GCCAGTCGTGCTCAAATATTAAAGAAAGCGGCAGAATACATCCAATTTATGAGGAGAAAAAACAACTCTCATCAACAAGACATAGAAGATTTAAAAAGGCAAAATAATTACCTTGAATCGCAAA TACGAGCTTTGGAAAAGGCAAGGGCAACTGGAAACTACATGGACGCACATGAACTAGGACTTGGAATTAAATCAGAGGACAGCTCACATGATACAGATAGTTCCGACGGTGAAGGCACGGCCAGGCgagtaaaaaaacttaaaatcaaTGGTGTAAGCGTTTAA
- the LOC121726129 gene encoding uncharacterized protein LOC121726129, with protein MLWKTIRELEKKLNGPQPEHFVYIIKDSELMSGVTYMFNVTGASHEGNTTKTFSIDYNAGDQKLLDVEGRSDKFSLQLLGGQTTYPDLGLIIEAKVTTCTHTQDYYFEWTLTDKKNNVINVTESGLRLVVPAFVLEAGQDYTVRCQVIKKSNEKFITESALPIQVLYRDLEVYMSVDRLTVTIGKEFSLSSYINPNYEEQYLKLEWKCFYNNEECTLIFDVSNSNTVCFSKGLLTAGEYLITVTVSDVQRSAAANTTIIAVDKNLPVIEVAAQAHTVNEGSEVYLVANVSNLIPFCTLAWYITNDENLISNNETSEDFQSVLISEITTIFSLEQSFLNEIADYTNETEQREVAASVTAFAGRARLVANCSGDDDDAVSYADVYFKLNESPKIGKVMVTPESGVALETLYRISTSVAMDNDKPVIYSFYCKVADNDTLLLGSYLDHYAVETYLPYIHNGTGVFVVACDSLNACSTSTTHSVDVQKHENNMKSIEDLSAHARRCEMLQLMRLAVSAFVTFDNGSQMDKVSLVTEKIIDILPSVHLRCVPSEDYMDILANLAQVGVLRKDA; from the exons ATGCTGTGGAAGACCATCCGAGAGTTGGAAAAGAAACTCAACGGACCACAACCGGAACATTTCGTGTACATCATCAAGGACTCTGAG CTAATGAGCGGTGTGACCTACATGTTTAATGTTACTGGAGCTAGTCATGAAGGAAATACCACGAAGACCTTCTCCATAGACTACAATGCTGGGGATCAGAAGCTGCTGGATGTAGAAGGTCGAAGCGACAAGTTCTCTCTCCAGCTGTTGGGGGGACAGACGACGTATCCAGATTTGGGATTAATCATTGAAGCTAAAGTGACCACATGCACTCATACTCAGGATTATTAC TTCGAGTGGACTTTAACAGATaagaaaaataatgtaataaatgtaaCTGAAAGTGGTCTGAGGCTCGTAGTCCCGGCGTTTGTGTTAGAGGCCGGGCAGGACTATACTGTGAGGTGTCAAGTCATTAAAAAAAGCAATGAAAAATTCATAACCGAG AGTGCATTGCCAATACAAGTTCTATATAGAGATTTAGAAGTGTACATGAGTGTGGATCGCTTGACGGTTACTATTGGAAAAGAATTTTCTCTATCTTCCTACATTAACCCAAACTACGAAGAGcagtatttaaag CTAGAATGGAAATGCTTCTATAACAATGAGGAATGTACATTAATTTTCGACGTATCCAACTCCAATACAGTATGTTTTTCCAAAGGACTTCTCACTGCAGGCGA ATACCTTATAACGGTAACAGTTAGCGATGTACAACGATCAGCAGCGGCGAACACAACTATAATAGCTGTGGATAAGAATTTACCTGTCATAGAG GTAGCCGCACAAGCACATACAGTTAATGAAGGCAGCGAAGTATATCTGGTGGCGAACGTCAGTAATTTGATACCATTTTGCACATTAGCCTGGTACATAACTAATGATGAGAACTTGATATCAAACAACGAAACATCTGAAGATTTTCAG TCCGTGCTTATATCAGAAATAACTACAATATTTTCACTGGAACAAAGCTTTCTGAACGAAATCGCGGACTACACGAACGAGACGGAGCAGAGGGAAGTAGCGGCGAGCGTCACCGCGTTCGCCGGCCGAGCGAGACTCGTAGCGAACTGCagcggtgatgatgatgatgccgTCAGCTACGCCGATGTCTACTTCAAACTTAACGAGAGCCCTAAGATTGGCAAAGTTATG GTAACTCCTGAATCTGGTGTAGCGCTGGAGACTCTATATCGAATCAGTACTTCGGTGGCAATGGATAATGATAAGCCAGTGATCTACTCGTTCTACTGCAAGGTAGCTGACAACGACACCTTACTACTGGGCTCGTACTTGGATCATTATGCTGTGGAGACGTATTTACCTTACATTC ACAATGGCACAGGAGTGTTCGTGGTAGCATGCGACAGTCTCAACGCTTGCTCCACCAGCACTACTCACTCTGTAGATGTTCAAAAACATGAAAACAACATGAAGTCAATCGAGGATCTGTCTGCACACGCCCGAAGATGCGAAATGTTACAACTTATGCGACTCGCCGTTTCGGCTTTTGTTACCTTCGAT AATGGCAGTCAAATGGATAAAGTATCATTAGTAACCGAGAAGATTATCGATATATTACCAAGCGTGCATTTGCGGTGTGTACCTAGCGAAGACTATATGGACATATTGGCGAATTTAGCTCAAGTCGGCGTTTTACGAAAAGATGCTTAA